TTTCCTTTTGCGCATGGTCTTGGTTTTGCTCATTGGCAAAGGCTTACTGCCTCTCCTGCCCGGCATTTCCTCCCGCATGGTAGAGGTAATGGATCGACTTGTTCTGCTAGCTCTTACTTTATTTTTTGTCCTGAGGAAGGGTACTTTGCAGTCCTTGGGTCTCCACTTTGATCAACTTGGCAGGCAAATAATGTATGGGATTTTGGGCGGGGTGTTTCTTTTGGTTCTAGCGGAGGGAAGTCAGCGGACTCTGGTGTGGCTGCTGGCGGCAGACGCAGGTACCAATCCATTGGTGCAAGCAGCAGCCATGGCCCAAACTCCCGCTGCCCTGATTTGGCCACTGATTATTGGTGGAGTTTTGGCGCCAGTAACCGAGGAACTTTATTACCGGGGTATGGCCTTTTCTGCCTTGAGCCGTAAATGGGGTGTGGTGATAGGCATTGTGGGCAGTGCCATATTTTTCTCGTTAGCTCATTTTAGTGGTATCTGGTTTGTGCAAATTGCTGTGGTGGGGGTGGGTTTGGCGACCATATTTTATCTAACAGGTTCACTGCTCCCGGGTATCATTGCCCATGGCCTGGTAAACAGCAGCCGCCTCCTGATGGTATATTGGGGAAGTTGAGAGCCTGACACGGAGTTGTTAAGGCTGGCAAAATTAGCCGTGCATGTGGTAAAATAGCATTTAGCCATCAGCATATTTTTTAGCTGATGGCTAAAGATTGGTCAGCAAGCTAACATTTTAAGTTTATGAAAAACGGTACCAATATCGGCACCAGGGTAGTCAACACCGAGCCGCTAATAAAGGCTACCACAGCCATATCATTGCCGGCAGCTTTGGTAATTACCGGCAGGGTTGTATCCATGGCAGTGGCCCCGCCCGGTGCTACTGCAGAAAAACGCCCGATATACCGGGCCACCAAGGGTACCACCAGAAAGGTTAACAATTCCCGGGTGACATTGGTGATAAAAGCCAACGCCCCTGTTTCTACATTATACATTTCGGCAATGAGTACACCGGACAGGCTATACCAACCAAAGCCAGCGCCAATGGCCGTGGATTCGTTAAAAGGAAGACCAAGGAATAAGCCGGCCAGGGCAGCTCCCGCCAGACTGCCTGTGGCAATTAAGAAGGGTATCCATAAAACTTTCCAACCCATTTGCCAAAGTTTGAGCCAAACTTCCTTTTGCCGTCCTAAATCAATACCAATACCAAAAAGCATCAAATATAACGCTGTGGTGGTAACTGTATCCAAATATTGCACCAGCTGTTGGGGAAACAACCAATGCCCCAGAGCCAGTCCCATGGCCACGGAACCAAGTATTAACCAAGTCAATTAAATAACCTCTTTCTCTAGGCTAAATCTAAAGGCCTAACGCCTTTTTGCTTCTTGCTTGCTTTGCTCCAACTGTTTACTAATACGGCTCTCTAACAGGCGTACCAGTAAAACGCTGCCGACAATACTGGCCAGGGCCAGTACCAAAGCCTGCCAGCCTATACGCCCAAGGTCTCCCAACAGCTTTTCGTTGGCCCCTAATTGGATTCCCATGGCCAGCAGCATAATGATCAGACAAACAGAGGTAAACTTACCTATTACCTGAGGTTTAAGAGAAAAAACATTAAAGTGCCCTACCAGGACACCCAAAGCCACTGCAAGCAGAACTTCTATCATTTAAGCTCACCCTTAGCCTGACGATATCAACACTATTTTACTTTAGCACGACCCCAAAATATGGGTCAATATCCATTGGAACATAGGAGGAATAAAAAGTGTATCAAGCTCCCAGTGACGACAAAGTAAAAAAGCTGCTTGAGACTTGTAAGACCATTGCTGTGGTGGGATTATCGGACAAACCTCACCGAGACAGTTACAAAGTAGCTCAATACATGCAAACGCAGGGTTATCGCATTATCCCCGTACACCCCCGGGTAAAAGAGGTACTGGGGGAGAAAGCCTACAAAACCCTGGCAGATGTCCCCGAGAAAATTGATTTGGTCAATGTCTTTCGTAAAAGTGAAGATACCCCGGCGGTGGTGGAACAGTCACTCCCTTTAAAACCCCAGGCTATCTGGTTGCAATTGGGTATTGCCAATGAGGAAGCGGCCAGGATTGCCGAACAAGCTGGCATTGACTTTATTCAGGATCGCTGCATCAAAGTGGAACATGCCAGACTTCTGGGCCATGGACAATAGAGTAAAGCAAATTTTGGCCCGGCTGGCAGAAACCTATCCCAATGCCACCACTGATTTAAAGTTTTCAAATCCCTTTGAACTGTTGGTGGCAGTTATTTTATCAGCCCAAAGTACCGATGCCCAGGTAAATAAGATCACCCAGCGACTTTTCCAGAAATTCCGTACTCCTCAGGATTTTGCTGTTTTAACCCCGGAGGAATTAGCGGAACATATTAAGGGCTGTGGTTTGTTTAGAAATAAGAGTAAGTTTATTGTCGAAACCAGCCGAATTATTGTGGAACAATATCAGGGCCAAGTACCCGAAAATAGAGAACAATTAGAGAAGTTACCCGGAGTGGGCAGAAAGACTGCCAATGTTGTCTTGGGAGTGGCCTTTGGTCAACACACTTTCCCGGTGGATACCCATGTACATCGGCTAGCCCACCGACTTGGTTTAGCCAGCGGTAAAACTCCGGAGCAAACTGAACAGGAATTATGTGCTTTGATCCCGTCTGAATTATGGCAAGCAGTCCATCATCAAATTATTCAGCACGGCCGCAAGGTATGTGATGCGCGCAAACCTCGCTGCAGTGACTGTACCCTACTGGACCTCTGCCCAACAGGCGGTAAAAGGGAGGAGAAATAGTGCATATTGTCTTGGTAGAACCAGAAATCCCCGCCAATACAGGTAATATCTCCAGAACTTGTGCAGTCACGGGGACCAGTTTACATCTTGTGGAACCCCTGGGTTTCTCCACCGACGATCGCTATTTAAAAAGGGCTGGCCTGGACTATTGGCATCTGTTGGACTTACATTATCATAAGAATTTTACTGCCCTGCAGGAAAAATATCCCCAGGGCCGTTTTTGGTATTTCACCACCAAGGGTGGGCGTCCTTATCACGAAGTCCAGTACCAGCAGGATGATTTTCTGGTTTTTGGTAAAGAAACTGCCGGGTTGCCCAAGGAATTGTTAGCGGCTAACCCGGAGCGTTGTTTACGCATTCCCATGCAGGGTGATGTTCGCTCCCTTAATTTATCCAATTCGGTAGCCATTGCTGTGTACGAAGCCCTGAGGCAATTAAATTTTCCTGGCATGAAATAGAGGATGCTGCACAATCAGCTGATGATGTGCAACTGGCCGTCGGCCATCAGCCTTCGGCCTTTTTTTAGAACCTCTCTCGCCGGGTGGTTGATGCAAAGTCGCCAAAAACCCAAAATTCAACTTCCTTGGGCACTGCGCACCACGCAACCCCGACCCGCCCCTAGCGAGGGGGCTCTTATAAAGTGCTCTATCCGTGGGAATATGTTACGAGTTTCAGGATTAATCCAACTAAGCCCATGGCCAAAAAAAGTGCTGGCCTGGCAAGGTCAACACTTCTCTAGCCGGATTTACTGCTGTTAAGTTTATTTGACACGTTATCCAACAGCAATTTTTCAACCAGCATTCTTAATTCCGCTAAGGGTAATACTGTGGCCTTACCCTGTACTAGCTGGGGAGTACCGCCACCCTTTCCCTGTAGTAAAGGCCAAATTTGTTTGGCCAGCTTATTTAGATCAAGGGGTACTGCCTGCCCTCTGGCCATGACCAACTCATAGTTGGGGGCCTGACCGCCGGCCAACACTGCCAGTCGCTCAGGTTTTTCACACCAGGCCGCGGCAATCCCTCGCAGCATGGACATATCTGCTTCCTTAAAGTGTTGGACCACAACCGTGCTCTTACCTACCATAGCAGCATTGCCCTCTAGCTTTTGGGCTTCATAACTGTATTTGAGGGGTAATAGTTCCTTTCTTTCCTTCTGGAGAATTTTCAGCTCTCTTTCCCTCTTGGCCAATCGGCTCAAGGCTTCCTGACCGCTGGCCCCAATGGCTTGCTCTAAGCTGTTTAAGGTTGCCGCCGTTTGCCACATCCATTGAATAGTACGTGAGCCACAGATAAAATGCAGACGTACATTCCCCCGTACCTTTTCGGTTTTCAAGATTTTTACAGGCCCTACCTCCCCGGTGCGACGGGGATGGGTACCGCAACAGGGGTTTTCATCGATATCCGGTATAATTACTAAACGTACTTCCTCTTGCCCCTGGGGAAGCTTTTTTATCATGGCCTCAGGGAGTTCTTCCCGGCGGTACACTTCAACCTTGACAGGTAAATTAGCCATGACTATACCATTAACCTCTTCCTCTACCTGCTGTAGAATCTCTGCCGGAATCTCATTAGTATTGAGGTCAATGGTAGAGGTTGCTTCCCCCAAATGAAAGCCTACTGTCTCCCAACCATAATTATTTTCCAGAACAGCTGACAAAATATGCTGTCCATGGTGTTGTTGCATATGATCCCTGCGTCTCTCGGCATCCACTGTCATCAAAATGCTGTCGCCAATCTTTGGCCTGTCCGTGCCGGCTAACCAGTGAACTATGCCCTCAGCCCTTTCCTCCACATGGATCACTTCATAGGAACGGCGGGCACACACCAAGGTTCCGCGGTCCGCTGGCTGCCCTCCTCCTTCTGGGTAAAAAATAGTATCCGCTGTCAAGATACCGTTTTTGCCGTTCTCGCAAATACAACCTATAACCTGAGAACGGTATTGTAACAGATAGGGATCTTGTTTGTATATTTCTGGCAAGCCATCCATCTCCTCTCAGGCTTGTGAATTATTTTACTTATTCGACAAGAATTTAAAAATCCCTGTTTATTACCATAACCCGCCTGTGGCAGCAAAAAAGAGTATCGCAATATTATGCCATACTCCTTTTTGCCGCCAGCTACTTTGCGTCATCTCTTTTGTTCAGGAACCTCTAGTTCGCGCTGATCTGTCTAATTTTTTCTGTATAAAAGTTGGTTAATTCCTCGGCCGCTTCCATGGATACTCCTTCGGTGAAAATGCGGCAAACCGGCTCCTCCGGGTCTGGTAAGACCAGAGCCCAACCTTGCGGGTGGAAAACCTTTACACCGTCCAACAACTCCATTTTACCGGAGGGTTCTTCAATTAGCTTACGGATAACCTTCCCCTTAGCTTGCCAGGGTACCGCTACTTCTTTTCTTTGTAGATAAAAACTGGGTATTTCCGCCACCAATTGATCAATGCTGATACCTTCCCTGGCACAGTATTCCAACACCTTCAAAAGAGTTAGCAGGGCATCGAAATTCATAAAATGCTGGGATAACTGCTGGTTGTTTTGCATTTGGTGGTTAATTATCCTATCCATAAAATCCTGCAGGGAAGTCTTGGTTCTAATAACCTGTCCCTGATACCTGGCCGCTAACTCATCAATGGCCCTGGGGGCAGTAACTGGGACAATTACCGGCCCGGCCTGTTCCTTTAGAATAATGAGAGAAATGAGGGCGGTAAGTATTTCCTCGCTGACCACCTTACCTTGACTGTCCACCAGGATCAGGTTATCCCCATTGGGATCAATAATAGCTCCGCCGCTACCACCCCTTTGTTGCACAGCGGTTGCCAGTTTCTCGGTTAATTGTTTATACCACTGCCAATCCTTTGGTACCGAGGAAGACTGCTCAATTTCCAGATACTCGGCCGTAATTCCCAGGGAATTTAGAGCGTTGCTGACCCAGGGTTCCAGATTGTGTCTATCATAAAATAATACCAGACGGTGTCCGGCTTGCCTCAGCTGGTTCACATTAATACCTTGGGCAAGTTGTGCCAGGTATTGCTCCGGTATATCGGTCAGTTCCGTAACGGGCAAGATGTCAGGGCCCTCGGCCCGCCGAAAATCTTCCCTGGCCATGGTGTTTTCCAGCTTCCTTTCCAGACTGCGGGAGATATTGCCTCCCTTTTGGTTGGTGAAAAGCAGGTTAATTTTATCGGCCCGTTGGGAGCTAATTCTCACATGGATGCCCCCCTGGCAATTACTAGCCCTGACAGCAAAGCGATGCATAGGTGTCAGCCCGGTGGCGAAGTCCACCACCTCTATGCCGGAGGATTGCAAGCCGCAAATTAATGCTTCCTTAATCATCCGAGAGACAGGAAAGCGGTCGCTGGAAAGGCCAATCCTGGTTCCCAGGGCTAAATTGGTTCCATAGGCAGCACCTAGTCTACTGGCAAATTCGGGGGTTATTTCAATATTTGCCAGACCGGTAATGCCCTCCAGGCCAAACAAATTCTTTCCTTTGTTAGTACCCCAAACTAAACTGCTTTCTACAAAAGCCCCTGCATCAACCATTTTGCCCGGCCACAGCTTAACGTCTGGTTTAAGAATGGCTCTTTCCCTAATGGTTGAACCGCTGCCCACCACTGAGCCTTCATAAATAGAGGCATTGGCATTGACCTTCACCTCACTACCCAGCACCGTTCCCCGGATGGCTGCTTTCTGACCTAAAAAGACATTATCCCACAACACACTGCGTTTAATGCTGGCTTGGTCCTGGATTAAACAACCGTTTCCTATGACACTATAGGCATCTATCACAGCTCCACGACCCACCCGACAATTATCCCCAATGAGTACCGGTCCATTAATGATAGCCTCTGGGTGAATTACGCTGTTTTTACCCAACCAAATACCCGGTGCCACCTCTGTGCCTGGCAGGTTAACTGCCACCTTGCCCGTTAAACAATCCTGATGGGCCTGCACATATTGTTGTAGGTTGCCAATATCACACCAGTAACCAGATAAAGTAACCCCAAATAAAGGTTGTTTTTTCTTAAGCAAAAGGGGAAATAAATCCTTGCTAAAATCAAATTTTTGTCCCGGTTCGAAATAGCTCAGCACCTCCGGTTCCAGGATGTAGATGCCGGTATTAACTGTATCGCTAAATACTTCGCCCCAGCCTGGTTTTTCTAAAAACTGGGTAATGCGGCCATCCTTGTCGGTGATGACTACACCGTACTCCAGGGGGATATCCACCGGGGTTAAAACCAGGGTGGCCAGGGCACCCTTTTGACGATGAAATTCCATAGCCTGGCTTAAATCCAAATCTGTTAAAGCATCACCGCTGATAACCACAAAGGTTTCATCCAAAAAACTCTCGGCATTTTTAACACTACCGGCCGTTCCCAGGGGTACTTCTTCAACATAATAACGCATATGTACCCCATAATCTGAGCCATTACCAAAATATCCTCGAATGGCTTCGGGTAGATACTGTAAAGTAACTCCTATTTCTTGAATGCCGTGCTTTTTTAAGAGTTCTATAATATGTTCCATCATGGGTCGATTGGCCACAGGCATCATTGGTTTAGGCTGGCCGCAGGTTAAGGGGCGTAATCTGGAGCCCTCTCCCCCGGCCATAATAATTGCTTTCAATACGTCTTCACTCCTTTTGCTGTCAATGCTTGGTTATCTCACCATTTGCCCGCACAACTTTACCCATCAGTTTACCTTTACTTTGTTGTCCCCAGGGGGCCAGACGGTGGGCTTCCACCACTTCTTTGTAGACCTGTCTGGTTTGCTTGGCTATGCCAGACCAATCATATTTGTTCACCACATCCTGGTAGGCTCTCTCTCGAATTTTCTTGGCCGACACTGGGTCCATGAGAAAATGCAAAATATTATCTGCCAAGGAATTGGCATTGCCGGTATAGGCTTTCATACCGTTAACCCCATGTTCGACAATCTCCCCTAGACCCCCGTTATCCGAGACCACCACCGGGGTTTTCGCCGCCATGGCTTCCAGGGCTACTATGCCAAAGGGTTCATAGAGGCTGGGGAATACCGCCACATCCGCAAAGTGATACAAACTATTACGGGTTTGATCATTCACATAACCGACAAAATAAATTCTATTAGCAATGCC
This region of Desulforamulus ferrireducens genomic DNA includes:
- a CDS encoding alanyl-tRNA editing protein, whose protein sequence is MPEIYKQDPYLLQYRSQVIGCICENGKNGILTADTIFYPEGGGQPADRGTLVCARRSYEVIHVEERAEGIVHWLAGTDRPKIGDSILMTVDAERRRDHMQQHHGQHILSAVLENNYGWETVGFHLGEATSTIDLNTNEIPAEILQQVEEEVNGIVMANLPVKVEVYRREELPEAMIKKLPQGQEEVRLVIIPDIDENPCCGTHPRRTGEVGPVKILKTEKVRGNVRLHFICGSRTIQWMWQTAATLNSLEQAIGASGQEALSRLAKRERELKILQKERKELLPLKYSYEAQKLEGNAAMVGKSTVVVQHFKEADMSMLRGIAAAWCEKPERLAVLAGGQAPNYELVMARGQAVPLDLNKLAKQIWPLLQGKGGGTPQLVQGKATVLPLAELRMLVEKLLLDNVSNKLNSSKSG
- a CDS encoding CoA-binding protein, translating into MYQAPSDDKVKKLLETCKTIAVVGLSDKPHRDSYKVAQYMQTQGYRIIPVHPRVKEVLGEKAYKTLADVPEKIDLVNVFRKSEDTPAVVEQSLPLKPQAIWLQLGIANEEAARIAEQAGIDFIQDRCIKVEHARLLGHGQ
- a CDS encoding LysO family transporter, with product MIEVLLAVALGVLVGHFNVFSLKPQVIGKFTSVCLIIMLLAMGIQLGANEKLLGDLGRIGWQALVLALASIVGSVLLVRLLESRISKQLEQSKQEAKRR
- the trmL gene encoding tRNA (uridine(34)/cytosine(34)/5-carboxymethylaminomethyluridine(34)-2'-O)-methyltransferase TrmL, with the protein product MHIVLVEPEIPANTGNISRTCAVTGTSLHLVEPLGFSTDDRYLKRAGLDYWHLLDLHYHKNFTALQEKYPQGRFWYFTTKGGRPYHEVQYQQDDFLVFGKETAGLPKELLAANPERCLRIPMQGDVRSLNLSNSVAIAVYEALRQLNFPGMK
- a CDS encoding lysine exporter LysO family protein; protein product: MTWLILGSVAMGLALGHWLFPQQLVQYLDTVTTTALYLMLFGIGIDLGRQKEVWLKLWQMGWKVLWIPFLIATGSLAGAALAGLFLGLPFNESTAIGAGFGWYSLSGVLIAEMYNVETGALAFITNVTRELLTFLVVPLVARYIGRFSAVAPGGATAMDTTLPVITKAAGNDMAVVAFISGSVLTTLVPILVPFFINLKC
- a CDS encoding CPBP family intramembrane glutamic endopeptidase, yielding MKLDIDSRPWTISDVIWVFLLRMVLVLLIGKGLLPLLPGISSRMVEVMDRLVLLALTLFFVLRKGTLQSLGLHFDQLGRQIMYGILGGVFLLVLAEGSQRTLVWLLAADAGTNPLVQAAAMAQTPAALIWPLIIGGVLAPVTEELYYRGMAFSALSRKWGVVIGIVGSAIFFSLAHFSGIWFVQIAVVGVGLATIFYLTGSLLPGIIAHGLVNSSRLLMVYWGS
- the nth gene encoding endonuclease III; this translates as MPDFWAMDNRVKQILARLAETYPNATTDLKFSNPFELLVAVILSAQSTDAQVNKITQRLFQKFRTPQDFAVLTPEELAEHIKGCGLFRNKSKFIVETSRIIVEQYQGQVPENREQLEKLPGVGRKTANVVLGVAFGQHTFPVDTHVHRLAHRLGLASGKTPEQTEQELCALIPSELWQAVHHQIIQHGRKVCDARKPRCSDCTLLDLCPTGGKREEK
- a CDS encoding mannose-1-phosphate guanyltransferase gives rise to the protein MKAIIMAGGEGSRLRPLTCGQPKPMMPVANRPMMEHIIELLKKHGIQEIGVTLQYLPEAIRGYFGNGSDYGVHMRYYVEEVPLGTAGSVKNAESFLDETFVVISGDALTDLDLSQAMEFHRQKGALATLVLTPVDIPLEYGVVITDKDGRITQFLEKPGWGEVFSDTVNTGIYILEPEVLSYFEPGQKFDFSKDLFPLLLKKKQPLFGVTLSGYWCDIGNLQQYVQAHQDCLTGKVAVNLPGTEVAPGIWLGKNSVIHPEAIINGPVLIGDNCRVGRGAVIDAYSVIGNGCLIQDQASIKRSVLWDNVFLGQKAAIRGTVLGSEVKVNANASIYEGSVVGSGSTIRERAILKPDVKLWPGKMVDAGAFVESSLVWGTNKGKNLFGLEGITGLANIEITPEFASRLGAAYGTNLALGTRIGLSSDRFPVSRMIKEALICGLQSSGIEVVDFATGLTPMHRFAVRASNCQGGIHVRISSQRADKINLLFTNQKGGNISRSLERKLENTMAREDFRRAEGPDILPVTELTDIPEQYLAQLAQGINVNQLRQAGHRLVLFYDRHNLEPWVSNALNSLGITAEYLEIEQSSSVPKDWQWYKQLTEKLATAVQQRGGSGGAIIDPNGDNLILVDSQGKVVSEEILTALISLIILKEQAGPVIVPVTAPRAIDELAARYQGQVIRTKTSLQDFMDRIINHQMQNNQQLSQHFMNFDALLTLLKVLEYCAREGISIDQLVAEIPSFYLQRKEVAVPWQAKGKVIRKLIEEPSGKMELLDGVKVFHPQGWALVLPDPEEPVCRIFTEGVSMEAAEELTNFYTEKIRQISAN